From Bradyrhizobium erythrophlei:
TCGAATTTCAGGTTGGTATAGAGCGAGGCGTTGATGTAGTTGGCGGGATTGACGAGCAGGACCGTGTAGCCATCGGGCGCCGCGTTGACCACGGATTCGGTGCCGATGTTGTTGCCGGCGCCGGGCTTGTTCTCGATCACCAATTGCTGGCCGAGCCTTTCGGACAGCCTTTGTCCGACCAGCCGCGCCAGGATATCGGTCGCACCGCCCGGCGGATATCCGACCACGAAGCGAATCGGCCGGGTCGGATAGTCCAGCGCCGGGGCGCGGCCGGCCGGCCAGACCAGGGCCGCAAGCCCGATCGCAAAAAGACCCATCGCGGAGCGACGTGACGTCATGCAGTTTCTCCCTGATGTCCCGGGTCTGAAGCCCGGTTCGCGGTTGATTTGACGAACGATCCGCGTTGTAACAAACAAAGCCCGATGCGGCCAGTAGCGCTGACGCGGCGGGAAACGCGACCAAAGGATGAGGTTCATGTCAGTCAAGGTAAGCGCAATCGATCACATCGTGATCAATGTCAGCGATGTCGCGCGCTCGGCGGCGTGGTATCAAAAAATCCTCGGGATGGAGATCAAGGTGTTCGATCCGGGCCCGGGCAAGACGCCCCGCACATCGCTGGTGTTCGGCGACCAGAAGATCAACGTGCGGCCGCGCGGCGCCGACAAGGTCGAGTGGTTCACCGCCGACCACGAAACCGCCGGGAGTGACGATCTCTGCTTCCTCACCGCGAGCACGCCGGACCAGGTGGTCGCGCATCTTGGGGCACATGGCGTCGCGATCGAGGAGGGCCCAGTCACGAAGCAGGGCGCCCGCGGCGCGCTGCGCTCGGTCTACTGCCGCGATCCCGACGGGAGTCTCATCGAGATTTCCTCGTATGAGGACGGGGCAGCGTAGCTCTCTCGCATTGCGAGGGGCCAACGGGTCGTGATGACGAGGAAAAGGGGCTGCACCACATTCCGTATTTGCGCAGCCCGCCAACCAATGGCAGAACTGCTCCCAAGAAAATGACAGCAGCAGCCGGCAAGGCTGCACGGGAGGATTTGATGCTGGAATCGCGGGCGCCGGGCGTGGTCGGGCCGTTTGCCGGGATGGACGTGCCGTGGCTGCTGCGGATGCGCAGCCAGACCCGCCGTGACCATCCGTTCCTGATCTGGGCGCCGTTCGACGCGCCGGCACGGACCTGGCGTTACGGCGAATTCCACGAGCGGGTCGGCGCACTGGCCGCAGGACTTGTCGCGCGCGGCGTCAAGCCGGGCGAGTTCGTGCTGATTCATCTCGACAATTGCATCGAGGCGGTGCTGGCGTGGTTCGCCTGCGTCGAGCTCGGCGCCATCGCGGTCACCACCAACACCCGCTCAGCGCCGGCGGAAATGGAATATTTTGCAGGCCATTGCGGCGCGGTGGCCGCGATCACGCAGCCTTGCTATGCCGACATGATCTCGGCGCATTGCAGGAATTTGCGCTGGCTGGCGGTGATTTCGCACGACGCGGGTGCGGCTCCCGCGCAAGGCACCGCCCCGCAGCGCGCCGACAGCTTTGAAGCACTGTTCGCCGACAGCGCCGACCGGCCGCGCCGCGCCACCGATCCGCAGGCCTCCTGCAGCGTACAATACACCTCCGGCACCACGTCGCGACCGAAGGCGGTGCTGTGGAGCCACGCCAATGCGCTGTGGGGCGCCAAAATCAACGCGGCGCATGAGGATCTGCATCACGGCGATGTGCACCAGACCTATCTGCCGCTGTTTCACACCAATGCGCTGGCCTATTCGATGCTGGCGAGCCTGTGGGTCGGCGCGACCTGCGTGATCCAGCCGCGGTTTTCCGCCAGCCGGTTCTGGAGCGTCGCTGCCGAGCACGGCTGTACCTGGACCTCGACCATCCCGTTCTGCATGAAGGTGCTGCTGGAGCACGAAATCCCCAGGCAGCACACATTCCGGCTATGGGGCACGGCGGTCAACGACCCGGCGCCCTTTGCCGTGTTCGGCATCAAGATCATCGGCTGGTGGGGCATGACCGAGACCATCACCCACGGCATCGTCGGCGAGGTCGACCAGCCGAACACGCCGATGTCGATCGGCCGGGCGGCCCCGGAATACGTGATCCGCGTCGCCAACGACGACGGCTCGCCGACCGCCGTCGGCGACACCGGCAACCTCCTGATCAAGGGTATCCCCGGGCTGACGCTGTTCAGGGAATACCTGCACAACGAAAAAGCCACGCGCGAGAGTTTCGACGAACACGGCTATTTCATCACCGGCGACCGCGTCACCCTGCTCGACAACGGCTTCATCAAATTCGGCGACCGCGCCAAGGACATGCTCAAGGTCGGCGGCGAGAACGTCGCGGCCTCCGAGATCGAGCAGGTGATCGCGATGGTGCCGGGCGTACGCGAGGCGGCGGTGGTCGCCAAGAAGCATCCGATGCTGGACGAGGTGCCGGTCGTGTTCATCATTCCGGCCGCCGGCGTCGCGGCCGCGCCAAAAGACCTGCACGACACCGTCATGGCGGCCTGCCGCAACGCGCTGGCCGACTTCAAGGTGCCGCACGAAATCCGGTTCGTCGACGAAATGCCGCGCTCGACGCTGGAGAAGGTGGCGAAAGCGGAATTGCGCAAGATGCTGGTGTAATAAGCCAGTCATTCCGGGGCGATGCGAAGCATCGAACCCGGAATCTCGAGATTCCCCGATGCGCAATTGCGCATCTGAGGTCTGGTGCTGCGCACCATCCCGGAATGACGGTCGGCCCTAGGTCACCTCAAAACGGATCGGCAGCTTCTTCGGCCCGTTGACAAAAGTGGCCTGCGTCATCTTCACTTCGCCGTCGAGCGCGATCGATTTCAGCCGGGGCAGCAGTTCCTCGAACAGGATCCGCATTTCCAGCTTGGCGAGATATTGGCCGAGGCACAAATGCGCGCCGTAGCCGAAGGCAACGTGCTTGTTCGGCTTGCGGTCGCAACGGAATTTGAAGGGTTCCTCGAATACCTCCTCGTCGCGATTGCCCGACGCGTAACAGAGCATGAGCCAGTCTCTTTTTAAGATGTTGCGTCCGCCCAGCTCGGTGTCCGATGTCGCCGATCGCATGAAATGCTTGACCGGGGTCATCCAGCGGATCGCCTCGTCGACGAGGCCCGGGATCAGTTCCGGATCGGCTTTGACCTTGGC
This genomic window contains:
- a CDS encoding VOC family protein, whose amino-acid sequence is MSVKVSAIDHIVINVSDVARSAAWYQKILGMEIKVFDPGPGKTPRTSLVFGDQKINVRPRGADKVEWFTADHETAGSDDLCFLTASTPDQVVAHLGAHGVAIEEGPVTKQGARGALRSVYCRDPDGSLIEISSYEDGAA
- a CDS encoding AMP-binding protein; translated protein: MLESRAPGVVGPFAGMDVPWLLRMRSQTRRDHPFLIWAPFDAPARTWRYGEFHERVGALAAGLVARGVKPGEFVLIHLDNCIEAVLAWFACVELGAIAVTTNTRSAPAEMEYFAGHCGAVAAITQPCYADMISAHCRNLRWLAVISHDAGAAPAQGTAPQRADSFEALFADSADRPRRATDPQASCSVQYTSGTTSRPKAVLWSHANALWGAKINAAHEDLHHGDVHQTYLPLFHTNALAYSMLASLWVGATCVIQPRFSASRFWSVAAEHGCTWTSTIPFCMKVLLEHEIPRQHTFRLWGTAVNDPAPFAVFGIKIIGWWGMTETITHGIVGEVDQPNTPMSIGRAAPEYVIRVANDDGSPTAVGDTGNLLIKGIPGLTLFREYLHNEKATRESFDEHGYFITGDRVTLLDNGFIKFGDRAKDMLKVGGENVAASEIEQVIAMVPGVREAAVVAKKHPMLDEVPVVFIIPAAGVAAAPKDLHDTVMAACRNALADFKVPHEIRFVDEMPRSTLEKVAKAELRKMLV